One Gordonia pseudamarae genomic window, GACGCCCGGCGCCGGTGTCGGTGGAAACCTTCCACGCCCTGCGTCAGCGACAGACCAGTGATTCCCCCACCGGGAAGTCCGCGCTCGCCGGACGCACCAACCTGCTCAACTGGGACGGCAACGGCGCACCGGCGGGACTATTCCCGGAGAAGGCGCCACGGACATGAGAATTCCTCTGCTGCAACACAAACCCGCGATATCGGACTGGCGGATCGTCCATCAGGGCGCGTCGTGGTGCCTGAGCTACCCCGACGAGAGGCTGCTGGGACTACTGCCACTGATCCGCTCGGCCCTCGACGAACAACCGCGCAGCGGGCCGGTGGCGTTGCTCGGCAACGTCGTCGAGGCCCTGCTGCGCGCCGACCCCGACGAACTGTGCCACGCATACGTGGATGTGTTCGACCTGTCTCGCAATCACACCCTGTACCTGACATATTGGACCGACGGCGATACCAGGCGGCGCGGTGAGTCGCTCGGCGCGGTCAAACAGCTCTACCGCGACAGCGGTTTCGTCACCGACCTGCGCGGCGAACTGCCCGACCATCTGCCCATCGTGTTGGAGTTCACCGCCCGCGCGGACCAGGAGCGGGGCCTGCAACTCCTCACCCGCTATCGCGGCGCACTCGAGCAGATCGAACGGGCACTACGCGACCGGGGCAGCCTGTACTCCGACGCCCTCACCGCCGTCATCGCCACCTTGCCCGACACCCCATCTGACCTGAATCCGATTGCGCAACACCGCACACCGTTCGAATCCGTCGGACTCGAACCGTACGATCCCCGGCTGCTTCCGCTACAGCCGACGCAAGCACCGAACCGGAGATAGCAAACATGGAAGTCTTTCTGTGGGGTGTGATCCCCTACGTGACACTGCTTCTGGTGATCGGCGGTACCATCTGGCGCTACCGGTTCGATCGATTCGGCTGGACCACGCGGTCATCGGAGCTGTACGAGTCACGGCTGCTGCGCATCGCCTCCCCGCTGTTCCACTACGGCATCCTGGTGGTGATCGCCGGTCACGCCATCGGCCTGGTGATCCCCGAATCATGGACCGAGTTCTTCGGCATCTCCGAGGATCTGTACCACTGGACGGCCGCGATCTCCGGCCTCATCGCCGCCGCCGCCACGGTAGTCGGATGCGCACTGCTGATCTACCGGCGCCGGCGCACCGGACCGGTGT contains:
- the narJ gene encoding nitrate reductase molybdenum cofactor assembly chaperone, with the protein product MRIPLLQHKPAISDWRIVHQGASWCLSYPDERLLGLLPLIRSALDEQPRSGPVALLGNVVEALLRADPDELCHAYVDVFDLSRNHTLYLTYWTDGDTRRRGESLGAVKQLYRDSGFVTDLRGELPDHLPIVLEFTARADQERGLQLLTRYRGALEQIERALRDRGSLYSDALTAVIATLPDTPSDLNPIAQHRTPFESVGLEPYDPRLLPLQPTQAPNRR